In Paramisgurnus dabryanus chromosome 14, PD_genome_1.1, whole genome shotgun sequence, one genomic interval encodes:
- the LOC135718715 gene encoding somatostatin receptor type 2-like, whose amino-acid sequence MYNTSGHTIMVNPSSKLDNNSVHGPNDVEQVLVPIFDTFILVTGVVGHILVLIIICRTMRKGRGQTNGGRTGGIQETNANGTDVLLLSLSVADLLLLSCLPYHTVAIATHHWPFGSFMCKSVSFLSAMCTSASAFTLAALAFGRFLIVVHPSKAYRWRREGRLKIIAGALWIPAIVLASPQFAWRMVISGPEAREDLACFNFLSDKGQLAYGVCHFLLAFAFPLGIIVIAYAKIYHFLKKTRQSRISQADRLEQYHVKVTQTSAMLVLAFALCWLPSYGLMFAQITESDATLPRLGPFATFARIMATSSTVANPILYVFMSEKFRKELINLGQECCKSRDNILSLS is encoded by the coding sequence ATGTACAATACTTCTGGACACACCATTATGGTAAACCCCTCCAGCAAGTTGGACAACAATTCTGTTCATGGACCAAATGATGTTGAGCAAGTGTTAGTACCCATATTTGATACCTTCATCCTAGTGACTGGTGTGGTAGGACACATATTGGTTCTTATCATCATCTGTCGTACCATGCGCAAAGGACGTGGACAGACTAATGGAGGCAGGACAGGAGGAATACAAGAAACAAATGCAAACGGAACCGATGTTCTTCTTCTGTCATTAAGTGTGGCCGACCTTCTGCTGCTTTCCTGCCTTCCTTATCACACGGTTGCAATTGCGACCCACCACTGGCCCTTTGGGAGCTTCATGTGTAAATCTGTGAGCTTCCTAAGTGCGATGTGTACCTCTGCCAGTGCCTTCACACTGGCTGCTTTGGCGTTTGGTCGGTTCCTCATTGTGGTGCACCCATCAAAAGCGTATCGATGGCGCAGAGAAGGCCGATTGAAAATAATAGCTGGTGCATTGTGGATACCTGCTATAGTCCTTGCATCGCCTCAGTTTGCATGGCGGATGGTGATTTCAGGGCCTGAAGCCCGTGAGGACCTGGCATGTTTTAATTTCCTATCCGATAAAGGCCAATTGGCATATGGAGTGTGTCACTTTCTACTGGCCTTTGCCTTTCCACTTGGGATCATTGTAATAGCCTATGCCAAGATCTACCATTTCCTTAAAAAGACCAGACAGAGCCGAATAAGCCAGGCGGACCGTTTGGAACAATATCATGTGAAGGTAACCCAAACATCAGCTATGTTAGTGCTGGCATTTGCATTGTGCTGGCTGCCTTCATATGGTTTAATGTTTGCCCAGATAACTGAGAGTGATGCAACTTTACCTCGCTTGGGACCTTTTGCTACCTTCGCTCGCATCATGGCAACCTCGTCTACTGTGGCCAATCCTATTCTATATGTTTTTATGTCAGAAAAATTCAGGAAGGAACTAATAAATCTGGGTCAAGAATGTTGTAAAAGCAGAGATAATATTTTATCCCTTTCATAA
- the LOC135718713 gene encoding inter-alpha-trypsin inhibitor heavy chain H3-like, which yields MDRGVLRVILLAVFLISATSDPVKKEQKVDIYSFYINSTVTSRYATTVITSRVANRLNKPQDIFFEVKIPKNTFISKFRMTINGKRYDGVVKEKPQRHSVQVVSPRQPSAGLIKSVGRTLEDIKTSVNVAPGGKVTFELTYEELLKRRLGKYELLIYAQPMQTVEDFKIYVHIHEKPGISFLEVKGDLSTNDLATAIKTTRADKDAWVTFYPTRDQQTKCKDCDKNGLKGYLLITYDVERQNPNGEMTVSNGYFVHNFAPSGLPRISKNVVFIIDRSGSMGGKKMWQTRLALLRILSDLAEDDHFGLITFDHQIELWKPELLKATEANLDDAKSFVKNIEDRGYTDINAAVLEGVKMINRHPQEGTASILILLTDGDPTTGEKYLTRIMSNVRKAIGSKFPLYCLGFGYDVSFDFLTKMSLENNGVARRIYEDYDADLQLQGFYDEVAVPLLTDIQLNYIGVSYLTQTNFTLYSNGSEIVVSGKITDNNVESISTEVIAISKGNKVTYHDAVITKDVTDVLPKDFMERLWAHLRVKQLLDKDPKEEALKLSLKYQFVTPLTSMFVTRPQNYWVTQKVGSQSIHSGAPSLTCDMLWLTPSDCEEGIPLDFPRSPVSHDDYDFHLKRPVFHASFYFAAGFNSNRFMLPADGQSKPLCFDVLLHHKLRLLEDSSREFYMNGESQTTETGFSKIAFHYKKTHNLTITTNSISYRNDKDNVDLLWGQNFALSYTDGVDLILTHNKIDVSMGDFSVSVLLHKNEGRVYLWPAVQQYPQDGSPTGIFGKYNISYEKAHEFNNPTLKIMDKNVNVRWVYLKDSTKHSTPNVHCWLVPFDDVMNRNISDFIVTQI from the exons ATGGATCGAGGAGTATTGAGAGTGATTTTGTTGGCCGTATTTCTCATTTCTGCCACTTCAGATCCTGTTAAGAAG GAACAAAAAGTGGATATTTACAGTTTCTACATTAACTCTACTGTGACCAGTCGCTACGCCACCACAGTCATCACAAGCCGTGTGGCAAACAGACTTAATAAACCTCAGGATATTTTCTTTGAAGTGAAAATACCCAAGAATACCTTCATCAGCAAATTCAGAAT GACCATAAATGGAAAACGCTATGATGGAGTTGTGAAGGAGAAACCTCAGCGGCATTCCGTTCAAGTAGTTTCACCAAGACAACCAAGTGCTGGACTCATCAA GTCTGTTGGAAGGACTTTAGAAGACATTAAAACATCAGTGAATGTGGCCCCTGGCGGTAAAGTCACATTTGAGTTGACTTACGAGGAACTGCTAAAGCGTCGCCTTGGCAAATATGAGCTTCTCATCTATGCCCAACCAATGCAGACGGTGGAAGATTTCAAA ATTTATGTACACATCCATGAAAAACCAGGAATTTCCTTCTTGGAAGTGAAAGGAGATTTGAGCACCAATGATCTGGCCACTGCCATCAAAACCACCAGAGCTGACAAAGAT GCATGGGTGACCTTCTACCCCACTCGAGATCAGCAGACCAAATGCAAAGACTGTGATAAAAATGGGTTGAAAGGATACCTGCTCATTACATATGATGTTGAAAGACAAAATCCTAATGGAGAAATGACA GTATCAAACGGGTATTTTGTCCACAACTTTGCACCCTCAGGTCTTCCACGCATTTCCAAAAATGTAGTGTTTATCATTGACCGAAGTGGCTCTATGGGCGGCAAAAAAATGTGGCAG ACACGTTTGGCACTGCTGAGGATTTTGAGCGATCTTGCTGAGGACGATCACTTTGGATTGATCACCTTTGACCATCAAATTGAACTCTGGAAGCCTGAACTCCTTAAGGCTACTGAGGCAAACCTGGATGATGCAAAATCTTTCGTGAAGAACATTGAGGACCGGGGAT ATACAGACATAAACGCTGCAGTGCTGGAAGGAGTAAAGATGATCAATCGGCACCCACAAGAGGGAACGGCCTCAATCTTAATTCTACTGACTGATGGAGATCCCACAACAG gtgaaaaatatttaacaagaataatGTCTAATGTGAGAAAGGCCATTGGGTCAAAGTTTCCCCTCTATTGTCTTGGTTTCGGATATGATGTGAGTTTTGATTTCCTAACAAAAATGTCACTGGAAAATAATGGAGTTGCCCGCAGAATATATGAGGATTATGATGCCGATCTACAGCTGCAG GGCTTTTATGATGAAGTTGCCGTCCCACTCCTAACTGATATTCAACTTAACTACATAGGAGTCTCTTATCTTACCCAGACCAATTTTACCTTGTACTCCAACGGCTCCGAAATTGTGGTATCCGGTAAAATTACAGACAACAATGTGGAGAGCATCAGCACTGAAGTCATCGCAATATCA AAAGGCAATAAGGTGACGTACCATGATGCTGTAataacaaaagatgtaactgaTGTCCTACCTAAAGATTTTATGGAAAGACTGTGGGCCCACCTTAGAGTGAAACAACTTCTGGATAAAGA TCCAAAAGAAGAGGCTCTCAAACTTTCACTCAAATATCAGTTTGTTACACCTCTCACATCTATGTTTGTTACCAGGCCACAGAACTACTGGGTTACACAGAAAG tagGAAGCCAGAGTATACATTCAGGAGCACCAAGTTTAACATGTGACATGCTTTGGTTGACACCTAGTGACTGTGAAG AAGGAATTCCTTTAGATTTCCCAAGAAGTCCAG TCAGCCATGATGACTATGATTTTCACCTCAAAAGGCCCGTGTTTCATGCTTCATTTTATTTTGCAG CTGGATTTAACAGTAATCGTTTCATGCTGCCTGCTGATGGTCAGTCTAAACCACTTTGTTTTGATGTTCTTCTTCATCACAAACTCAGACTGTTGGAGGATTCCTCTAGAG AGTTTTATATGAATGGAGAATCCCAGACAACTGAAACAGGATTTTCTAAAATTGCCTTTCATTATAAAAAGACCCATAATCTCACAATAACCACAAACTCCATCAGTTACCGTAATGACAAGGACAATGTTGACTTACTGTGGGGCCAGAACTTTGCCCTATCTTACACTGATGG TGTGGATCTGATCCTAACGCACAATAAAATCGATGTTAGCATGGGGGATTTCAGTGTCTCCGTTCTTCTTCATAAGAATGAAGGGCGTGTGTATCTGTGGCCTGCTGTTCAACAATATCCACAAGATGGCAGCCCAACAGGCATTTTTG GCAAATACAATATTTCATATGAAAAGGCTCATGAATTCAACAATCCAACTCTAAAGATTATGGACAAGAATGTGAATGTAAGATG GGTCTATCTGAAAGACTCCACAAAGCATTCAACTCCTAATGTCCATTGTTGGCTTGTGCCGTTCGATGATGTGATGAACAGAAACATTTCTGATTTTATTGTTACTCAGATATAG